From one Acidobacteriota bacterium genomic stretch:
- a CDS encoding tetratricopeptide repeat protein, translating into MKKRVNLALFLLMALFLPFSSLYGGEELPAKLAKAYDLYYNFQFEEALALIDSYLAQHPNDLRGLFFKNEALWLMALNKEDDELLYKRFMETNKETIAKSLLLLKRKKDDPLTLFVLGVSYSRQGMLLGKKGDTKKAISKVLKGRDYLEKLIKKHPDFYDAYTALGICDYFVATRSRMVRVISAMLYHLYGSKERGKRRLRLAMEKGTYTRNEAKFYLALFLMRYEKDYINAYPLLKELHEQYPGNLMYYGALAYALRRFREYERAERVYREIIEKAEKEDIYSEEGLNTTRYFLAECLRKEGKYEEAISILKGFIEKKAKKPDWLLPYAYLDVGRCLDMLGRRAEAIRYYQEVVRLPDRRKSHKKAMRYLKKPFRERYLGDIEFEPPSGDDL; encoded by the coding sequence GTGAAGAAGAGGGTTAACTTGGCACTCTTTTTATTGATGGCATTGTTTCTTCCCTTCTCCTCTCTTTATGGGGGAGAAGAGCTTCCCGCAAAGCTTGCTAAAGCGTATGATCTCTACTATAACTTTCAGTTTGAAGAAGCACTTGCCCTCATCGATTCTTATCTTGCTCAGCATCCTAACGACCTTCGGGGGCTTTTCTTCAAGAACGAGGCTTTATGGTTGATGGCGTTGAACAAGGAGGACGATGAGCTCCTCTATAAGCGATTTATGGAGACAAATAAAGAGACAATCGCGAAGTCCCTCCTTTTGTTAAAGAGAAAAAAGGACGATCCTCTCACCCTCTTTGTCCTTGGAGTGAGTTATAGTCGGCAGGGGATGCTTTTGGGGAAGAAGGGAGATACAAAAAAGGCGATAAGCAAGGTGCTCAAAGGGAGGGACTATCTTGAGAAGTTGATAAAGAAGCATCCCGATTTTTACGATGCCTATACCGCCCTTGGGATCTGTGATTACTTCGTGGCTACCCGCTCTCGGATGGTGCGAGTAATAAGCGCGATGCTTTATCACCTCTATGGGAGTAAGGAACGGGGGAAGAGGAGACTTCGTTTGGCGATGGAGAAGGGGACCTACACCAGAAACGAGGCGAAGTTCTATCTCGCTCTCTTTTTGATGCGGTATGAGAAGGACTATATAAATGCTTACCCTCTCCTCAAGGAGTTGCACGAGCAATACCCGGGGAACCTTATGTATTATGGAGCCCTCGCTTATGCCCTCCGCAGGTTCAGGGAATATGAGAGGGCGGAGAGGGTCTACCGAGAGATAATAGAGAAAGCGGAGAAGGAGGATATCTATAGCGAGGAAGGGTTGAATACCACCCGTTACTTCCTCGCGGAGTGCCTGAGAAAAGAAGGGAAGTATGAAGAGGCAATCTCTATTTTGAAGGGATTCATCGAGAAGAAAGCGAAGAAACCCGACTGGCTTCTTCCCTATGCTTACTTAGATGTGGGAAGATGTCTCGATATGCTTGGAAGAAGGGCGGAGGCGATAAGGTACTATCAAGAGGTGGTTAGACTGCCCGATCGGAGGAAGTCACATAAGAAGGCGATGAGATATCTCAAAAAGCCATTCCGGGAGAGATATCTGGGGGATATCGAATTCGAGCCTCCTTCGGGAGATGATTTATAA
- a CDS encoding glycosyltransferase family 2 protein has product MRSKTEKNPFLSVIIPLYNEAENVAPLIEELRETLPRLNLSFEVIAVDDGSKDETFAELKKEAEKHPFLKVIRFTRNYGQTAALDAGMKNAKGEVIVAMDGDLQYDPADIALLIEKYREGYQLVSGIREKRKDKWLLRRLPSYIANWLIRKLTGIRLHDFGCTLKLYSREVVERINLYGEMHRFIPVFAATATDTITEVPVHHKPRTRGKSKYGIDRTLRVLVDLLFLRFFSRHFTKPMHFFGKAGLLFTGLTILLLGIYFPLVSLRKGIVIANFALAFSVGSFILGIALPFLGVLAEILIRIYHKGESYYVIKERINLPQ; this is encoded by the coding sequence ATGAGGAGTAAAACGGAAAAAAACCCCTTTCTTTCGGTGATTATCCCTCTTTATAACGAGGCGGAGAATGTTGCTCCCCTGATCGAGGAACTTAGGGAAACGCTACCGAGGCTCAATCTCTCCTTCGAGGTGATTGCAGTAGATGATGGGAGCAAAGACGAAACATTTGCTGAACTGAAGAAAGAGGCGGAAAAACATCCCTTCCTCAAGGTAATCCGTTTTACAAGAAACTACGGACAGACCGCTGCCCTTGACGCGGGGATGAAAAACGCAAAAGGTGAAGTGATAGTGGCGATGGATGGTGATCTCCAATACGATCCCGCTGATATCGCCCTTCTTATCGAGAAGTACCGAGAGGGATATCAACTTGTAAGTGGAATAAGGGAGAAAAGGAAGGATAAATGGCTCCTCCGCCGTCTTCCCTCATATATCGCTAACTGGCTCATCCGAAAGCTAACCGGGATAAGGCTTCACGATTTCGGCTGTACCCTGAAGCTCTACTCAAGAGAGGTAGTGGAAAGAATAAACCTATATGGCGAGATGCATCGGTTCATCCCCGTATTCGCCGCCACCGCTACCGATACGATTACCGAGGTTCCCGTCCACCATAAACCTCGAACCAGGGGAAAATCGAAATACGGCATAGACCGCACCCTTCGGGTGCTGGTCGATCTTCTCTTCTTACGCTTCTTTTCCCGGCATTTTACCAAGCCAATGCATTTCTTCGGAAAGGCGGGGCTCCTCTTCACTGGCCTCACGATTTTACTTCTTGGGATCTACTTCCCCCTCGTTTCCCTTAGAAAGGGAATAGTGATAGCCAACTTTGCCCTCGCCTTCTCCGTAGGTAGTTTTATCCTCGGCATAGCCCTCCCTTTCCTCGGAGTTCTTGCCGAGATCCTGATCCGGATTTACCACAAAGGGGAAAGTTATTATGTGATAAAGGAGAGGATCAACTTACCACAATGA
- a CDS encoding cupin domain-containing protein, protein MKVEHYRNIKAEEVKGEGISGVHIRWVITKEDGAPNFAMRVFEVAPGGNTPSHQHPWEHEVFVLKGKGKAVGKDGEKEIGPGTIIFVPPNEPHQFVNVGEEPLEFICLIPHHK, encoded by the coding sequence ATGAAAGTGGAACATTACCGGAACATAAAGGCTGAAGAAGTAAAAGGTGAAGGGATATCCGGCGTTCACATCCGTTGGGTGATCACAAAGGAGGACGGGGCTCCGAACTTCGCGATGCGGGTATTCGAGGTCGCACCAGGTGGAAACACCCCGAGCCATCAACACCCCTGGGAGCATGAGGTCTTCGTCCTCAAGGGAAAGGGAAAAGCAGTGGGAAAGGATGGGGAAAAAGAAATAGGACCGGGCACGATCATCTTCGTCCCCCCGAACGAGCCCCATCAGTTCGTAAATGTAGGAGAGGAACCCCTCGAATTTATCTGCCTCATACCCCATCATAAATAA
- a CDS encoding flippase-like domain-containing protein: MALSVIELSEKIRNQSKRRLLLLRLGITGGIILFLLYKIDIGSSFQLLSFTKIKLLALSLLVYIFGKILCTYKWKILLSSLGKKRDFFQLVKFYFIGMFFSLFMPTSIGGDGVRIYLASSLDDFPDVTSSVFMERSTGFFALFAIATIASLMTPLDFNGHPLAIFIILTFVTFIVLFFIFLKPWFYNLASSLLRRCGFTTLADKVQDMWQVLGFLLKRKKVLAWAMVCSFIFQLAVVTINVINAKALGIELPLRYFFVIIPVTAVIAFLPITVNGLGIRESAYVILFAQVGLSPEEGLSLAVLWLLVLIISALPGAVFYILFPKGGKGSEEEG; this comes from the coding sequence ATGGCGCTCTCCGTTATAGAGCTATCAGAAAAGATAAGGAATCAAAGTAAAAGGAGACTTCTTCTCCTCAGGTTGGGGATTACCGGTGGAATAATTCTCTTTCTCCTTTATAAGATAGATATAGGAAGCTCCTTCCAGCTTCTTTCCTTTACCAAGATTAAACTCTTAGCCCTTTCCCTCTTGGTCTACATCTTTGGGAAAATCCTTTGCACCTATAAATGGAAGATCCTTCTTTCCTCTTTAGGGAAGAAGAGAGATTTCTTTCAACTGGTCAAGTTCTATTTTATCGGGATGTTCTTCAGCCTATTTATGCCTACCAGTATAGGCGGCGATGGGGTTCGGATATATCTCGCCTCATCCCTCGATGATTTTCCTGATGTCACCTCCTCGGTGTTTATGGAGCGAAGCACTGGCTTTTTCGCTCTTTTTGCCATCGCCACTATCGCTTCCTTGATGACTCCACTTGATTTTAACGGTCATCCCTTAGCTATTTTTATCATCCTGACCTTTGTCACCTTCATTGTGCTCTTCTTTATCTTCCTAAAACCCTGGTTTTATAATTTAGCTTCCTCTCTTCTCCGAAGGTGTGGATTTACTACTTTGGCGGATAAGGTTCAGGATATGTGGCAGGTTTTGGGTTTTCTCCTTAAGCGGAAGAAAGTACTCGCTTGGGCAATGGTTTGTTCCTTTATCTTTCAGCTTGCGGTGGTGACGATAAATGTGATCAATGCGAAGGCCCTTGGGATCGAGCTTCCGCTCCGTTACTTTTTTGTTATTATCCCTGTTACTGCGGTGATCGCTTTTCTTCCAATAACGGTAAATGGTTTAGGAATTAGGGAATCCGCCTATGTGATCCTTTTTGCCCAGGTGGGACTTTCCCCTGAAGAGGGACTTTCTTTAGCGGTGCTTTGGCTCCTGGTTCTTATCATATCTGCGCTTCCTGGTGCTGTGTTTTATATCTTGTTTCCGAAAGGAGGTAAAGGAAGTGAAGAAGAGGGTTAA